Genomic segment of Hydra vulgaris chromosome 08, alternate assembly HydraT2T_AEP:
AATTAGACACAAAACTACTGAACAACTGATCAATTAAAATACCAACACAAAATAATTAGACACAAAACTACTGAACAACTGATCAATTAAAATACCAACACAAAATAATTAGACACAAAACTACTGAACAACTGATCAATTAAAATACCAACACAAAATAATTAGACACAAAACTACTGAACAACTGATCAATTAAAATACCAACACAAAATAATTAGACACAAAACTACTGAACAACTGATCAATTAAAATACCAACACAAAATAATTAGACACAAAACTACTGAACAACTGATCAATTAAAATACCAACACAAAATAATTAGACACAAAACTACTGAACAACTGATCAATTAAAATACCAACACAAAATAATTAGACACAAAACTACTGAACAACTGATCAATTAAAACAACTACAATTATCTGAACaattaggaaaaaaactaggaaaagaaaaaaaataaacacaaaattattAGACTCAAAACTGAACAAgtaaattattatgtttttactGTTTCACACTTTAAAGTATCcagtttctaattttttgggcataaataaataatacaaaaagctACTAGGCGCTtcaaaatactattaaataaaaatgatttaataaattaaaacctttttagcATTTTTGCTCCTTTAAACACCTTGATTGAGtattaatttaagtaattaagtaatatgtttataaaataaaattgctcaTTCATATACTAACAGTAATACTaacaatactaataataaaatactaacaataataacaaacaatatcagacaaaaacattattttttagcCAACCATTcggttttgtttattattattatcatttttcttaaaaaattaaaataattcttcaGATGGTGATGTACAGAAAGAACTAGAAGAAAGGATTGGTATTGAATCAAAAGAACGAGAAGAAAAGATTTGTATAGAAAAGAGTCAATGAGTGCAAATCTTCAGCATATAAAGAAtaacttattaattataattaatttatagtaaatCATCTAACCTTATAACTACAGAATGATTTACTCTTGCCAAGCGATCAACCTCTTCAAGCGATACACAATCAATTTTGTTATAAACCTgttaataagtaatatatatatatatatatatgtgtatgtgtgtatatatatatatatatatatatatatatatatatatatatatatatatatatatatatatatatatatatatatatatatatatatatatagacacatttgactaaataaataatttaataagtatGATTTAATTGaagtataaagatttttaattaaaactaaaacaaactttttatacttaaaaatagataatatgttaatatttgtaatataaacCTAAACatgtcatttataaataataatacttataaatattaaaaaatctaatttaaattaatcagtcattataaaaaaacatttaattttagattttccaCTAATCCATGGTGTTGACTGGTGACAACAAATCACATTAGTTAAAAATCTAACTAATACTTTGATATTGCTTTAATCTAGTTTAATAGATTGTTTTATTCTTTACAAAATAACTAAATTCAATTAGGAATGATACAAGTAGAAGAGTGAAAATGGGTCAAAAGTCAGCActgaattatttatattttatactgcCAACTTAGATGTAAATGAACTGTTACTGATGATGACAtactgaaataataaattttgcaataacaCCACATAATCTGTGTAATAATATGTACCAACAAACAACTTGTGTtactataaaacaacaacatatattataacatatataacaacttacatatatacatatatggtAAATAAACTTCATATATACATGGTAAATAaacttacatatatacatggtaaataaacttacatatatacatgGTAAATAAACTCGATTTGCTTgaattacatcaataaattcatctaaaaatatttattaaatattatttgtgaaaaattttaatttttattattgttcttATGAGAGTAATTCACCTGCAGTTGCATCTTCTCTAAATAAAACTTCagcattaaaaatttcttattttaagttaaagatataaacaattaagtaataaatcataagaatgtgtgtgtatatacatatacatatatacatacatatatttatatatatacatatatatatatgtatatatacatacatacatacatacatatatatacatacatatatatatattcatacatttatatatatatatacatacatacatatataaagatatatatatatatatatatatatatatatatatattatatatatatatatatatacatatatatatatatataattcacaCTAAGCCCTGCATGAAACACCATTGATAACATCATATTAAAATAGCCATATGCAGAGACTTCAGTGCTTACATCAACGAAAAGTTTGGGCAGATACTATTGatgtttttgctattatttcttttcttttttttttgctaatgaaaaaaaactgttcaaactttaaaacttagGGGTCATTCACTCCCCCCCCCCTTGCATTTTGCTGAATGCTTTTTGAGTACCCTCCgcctccctaaaagtacctacacTTTTATCCTACCTACCCAACATTTTACATAATTGACCTGCTGCATTTGATACATGCCATTTGCAGACCCCTCTTGCCCTCTAAgtatacatactttatggacgatcccttaggTGTGCAATGttgatatattaaattttaaaacttaatcaaaaaacttttttatttctttacagtAACTTATTCTGATCAGAAAGTAAATGAATATGAAAGCACAAACTgcttattaaagttatattaaaattgcTACGTGACGCAAGTTTATGAATGAATTATAAAAGCAAGCtgacgcaaaaatatgtcaagAATGCAAACTAGttaagataagaaaaaaattgtacagttgcaaaaaaaaaaaaaaaaaaaaaaaggacacaAAAAACCCCGATAATCATGTAGAAACAAGGCAACTGGCAGTCTAAAAACTCAACTGTCTTATGCAGCCTAAAAATCTGCatgttaatttcatttttttacaacaagcTGTTACTGCATTAACAAAGCATTTGATTAAACGTAGTACATGTTGTTTTGCcactaattacaaaaatattggaAATATTAACACAGGAGATTTAAGTGCTGCGATGAAAAAATGATCTGCACCTATAGTGGTACCATCAATTGTGTGCTAGGAATTGAATAAGATCAATGAAGGTGTAGGAAAAACTCTACAAGTTTGGTCAGTTATTAAAGATGTACTTAAGTTTCACACTCTTGCTGTTATAGGTCATGTTCCTGGACATTTTATGAGCcagcaaattaaaaaagagaacTGATGATTATCAGGTAGATCATTgagaaaaaaatcaagattatCATGTTGCTTTGATGTTTAAGTGGTGAAAATGCTGAAGATGGTGGTGCAGGCCTTCATGTAAGAAGTTTGCGGTCCCACACCTTTTATGACCACAcatataatactttgttttgacaacttggccatggttctttgcaagttttgatattagcacaaaaataaatttaaaaaaaaaaatcttttaactgaaaaaagaatataatctgtaaaaaaaatttttttttctaaagaatgACAAAATACATAGAAGAAAaaccagaaaaaattaaaacatttaatgttaataaaatttttaagcaatttttcaTTTCCTATTACATTCcatattacattaaaagttaGACAAACTTAAGGAAACAATTTCAACCCAGCTTATAATTGTATCAAtacctttttaaaacaaataatgtgacttttattttaattgattccGTAATTACAATTAAACTGGTGCAAAATTTCTAGAGTACTATATTGCAATCTAATAAAAAGagatcattgaaaaaaataattacattagaGTTTAAGGCGAGAGGTAAGAAATGAGTAGGCTGGCATAGCCCTGGCCCTCACTTTGTATTCCTATATTTATTCATGGGAGGCAACAATAAAGATTGATACTGCTgtgatgtaattttttttgattttttattttatttattttgtcattcttaagataaacatttttttcaatttaacttttttttttttcaaagattttattcactttttagtttaaggattgtttaatttaatttaagtttgtttgtttttttttagcccattttttaaaagtgctaattatcaaaacttccTGAGCCATGGCCAAgctgtcaaaaaaatatatatccgTGGTCATATAAGGCGTACAGCCGCACACCTCTTACGCTTAAGCCTGGTggtgtaaatatatgtatatttaaaccTGATGCATATTTACTTCCTAATGAATcatcagaaaaagaaaaagtctgttgaagaaaaaattagattagtgtttttattaatttattattgctctgttcgttaagaacattgagcattCTATTTGTAGAACACACTAACATAATTatctaacaaaatatttaaggCTCTGTATGTGAGCTTTAGATATACAAGTTTCTGTATGTGAGCTTTAGATATACAAGTTTCTGTATGTGAGCATTAGATACCTAAGTTTCTGTATGTGAGCTTTATATGTCTTAGTTTAGGTAAAGCAaggattttattctttttcttgaagtttaacaactatatttttatatccagtttgtaaaacacttttttaaaacaccagAAGACATCCAAGATTTACAGGCTTTTTCTAGGCTCATCTACAATTAAACTGAAGGTTTTATATAAGAGTTTTTCTTTTCCTTGATAAAATACCTTCAGTTGCCTGCCCCTGCTGCAGATACTTGCAACAAATAATAACTAGATTctattaaatattagaaaaaatattatctaaaaaaatatgaacaaggGTGCATGGTAGCATAGAAGTATTTTACCGCTTTTatgtcttttataagatgttttgcttaaataaatgaaaatcagaaattttctgatttttaacacaaaaatagtcaataataatttttcttattataaaatgatatcttattataaaatcttctaGATCATGTAAAACTTAATCAACTCAATCCATCAAAAGACTAATGTAAATTTAATCATATAAAACCTAATCTGCGTCCTCCATGTTTCAAGCAGAGgaaaattttgtgaaaattcAACCATACTCAGGTCCATATCCCAAAGACTACATAAGATTATATGATAACCTTAATTTTCACCATCATGTCACTTGCTCTTAGACTGTAATTTAGagtaaacttttaatgtaagcctttttttttacttatttcaaaagaaaaaaaaaacatttaaaaagatactaTATTCGTGCAGTATGAGCTGCACCATCTTTTCACTCATGTGTGTCAAAGTAACAGTGGCATTAAAAGCAATACCACCAGCTTTTTTAATCTAAAAGAAACAGTAAACCAATTGTATTAAATTAaaccaagaaaaactaaatataaggTAGCTAAACTCACATAAAAtgcataaatgaaaaatttcataactaaaaacacttttaaaacaaatatatattatttatattatttttgcattattatttaaaaagctaaaagcAGAGAAAAAGGAAACCTttacaggtaaaaaaaattgtaaatatcttaaataagtttttctagTAGCTCTTTTTCCATTAGCtaagtatgttaaaaaaataaattaattaaactgaaaacaaattaaactgtttaaattaactgaaactattttttttttgtgtattaatttttatttttaaaacatatttttaaaacatgttttaaaacatatttttaaaacatgttttaaaacatatttttaaaacatgttttaaaacatgtaacattaatatatttaagacattgtatttaaaaaaaatatatttaaaaacaaaatgaatatttttacttagtttttagttttgtattttaactTTAGTTGTTGCAATTGTCAACAACTTTGTAACAACTTtgcaaaaccgtttttttttatttttattcacttttttatttaataccatGAAGATAAaagcacaaaattaaaaaaaaaaaattatattcacaCTGAAATGTCTTATACATTAAATGGTCACCAActgataatgataataaatgaaaaaaatggtatCAAAAACTGATGCCAtttttgctgaatttttttaaacaaacgaaacacatataaactttttagatgcTAATTATTGTGGAAtactttttactatattttcaaAGACTACAGCAATTATCCTCTAATGATTTAAGTTAGGTTGATTAGTAAGTAATTAGTCTGTTAAAACTTGCAAAACAAAATCAGGaacaaattagaaaaattgaagtttttatgAACTTACAATAAAGATGAACTTAAAAATCTgcaatatcaaaaaactaataaaactgcaaaacaatcaaacaataaattatcaGACATCTTGAAATAACTGTAAAGTAAATGTTTGAGTTAACAACAACAGACTGAGCAGTTTAATTTCTAACTTTGCAAAACTTGTAATTTGTAAActtgaaaaattctttataactatatataatagataatatttaacatttattttatgaataagttaTGAACAAATTTCTAagaaaatatatctaaaataccCTTATTTATAGcacaattagtttaaaattaattttaaaatgatagtaCTTACTATGAGgttaaacaagatttaaaacttGATGAAATGACTTAATAAAATCAATCTACCAGTCATTGTcattgtttataattgtttgaaataaataaatgatatacaGAAATATGAACCACATGactaaaagaattaaatataaacCAATCTTCATTAAattccaaaaatgtttttttttttattgatattgtttaatatttgttcATGTTACAATGATGAATATAAATTCAGCATTGTAACATgaacaaatattaaacaatatcaatcaatatattcattacttaatttgaatataatatataattaaatgtttaacagcaggaaaaaagtaaaattggGAATCCTGATAAAACTATGAAGACTTTGCAATTAGTTTGTATAAGTTGTTTCAAATAGCTTTTGGAAAATCATGCAATGAAATAGCAAATCTATATTCTAGATGACATGAATtacagatatttataaaataaacaatatgtaGTGAAGAATGATTAAGATGTTTTTCAGAAGATAACCTGTTATAAAATGAATCCATACaacttaaaatttacttaaaaataattaaaaaaacttcaaatgaatgagaaataataaaattagtataaaactGTAAATGCCataataattcaatttaacCTTAAAATATATGTTAGGTTGCTTTGTATTGAGGCGAATTCCACATGTTTCCAACTCTTTTTCTAAAAgggttcttaaaataaaataaaaatattcagcatataattcaaaattttgtgatACATAAATATTGCCTGCCCAAACCCGAAATCTTAGTGAAGGTATGACCTTGTAGTGACACCGAGTACTGATATTTTATAATGACATAATGactgatattttataatataatgacTGATATTTTATGACATACTGATACCTTATAATGACATCAGAGTGACATTTCATACACAGATAAatctgcatttatatatatatatatatatatatatatatatatatatatatatatatatatattatgtatacacatatatacatacacatatatacatacatatatatatatatatatatatatatatatatatatatatatatatatatgaatatatatacatatatatacaaatgtatatatatatatatatatatatatatatatatatatatatatatatatatatatatatatatatatatatatatatatatatatgcaaaatagCATATTAGCAAATgcctaatgaaaaaaactaatgataatgaaagaaaagatagCTGCCGTATCTAAAACCATCAGTCAAAGTAGCGGCTTTACAAACCTCAAGAACCACACCCTGAATATTAATACAACCTTCCCCAAGagtataaaagttaaaaatattaacaataaacaaaaaataacttaacttCAAAAATTTCGACTTTTGTAAGAAACTTGCAAAACACAAATTGCAAAATTAACGAGTGTATcagaaacaaaataattatattattgggtgcgtgcaaaaatatttttttaaattttattatttctatttaaacttgctttattacatttaaatttaaatattatgcgCGCGTGCACACacctacacacacacacacacgcacactcATATAAATgtgtactatatatatatttcaagcttttatttaatgctattaaatatttaaaaaaaggcaaaaatccAAAGAATATATTAGGCATTGTCTGCTATATGATTACCAATGTTAGAGAAATATCATTTGTGCAATAGGTCAGGTCGCTTTGTTGACTTTCAAATtggtttaaacattttgaagaaaaaaattacaatttaaaaaataaacccaGGCCTAGACAATCTTTGAAGTTGGAAATTAAGAGCTAATTGAAAGCAAACCATGGAAAACTGCACTCTGCTTGGTGAGTACTCTTAGGTGTTGTTATACCACTATTTTCACATCATTTAAATCAGCTTggttattgctaaaaaaaaaggtgtttgGGTTTTTTCATGATTTGACTCTgatttaacagaaaaatacaaattttagttacttgataaataaactttaattcctcagaaaatataagtttcagcagtatacctttttttttaataatattttagatataagtaaaaatttctgTAAGTTACAGGATTGCACTATGTATTATCGCCACAGCAATGGTTTAAATGCAGTTTATGTATGGTCAAATACAAAAATCACAAATTTTTGACttcatgtagttatttttataaaaattgatagtAAGTATTTTAAGTGAAATATTATATCTCTAAAacacataattaaatatattttcaatgagaaatttatatatatatatatatatatatatattttttaaccatctttgcttccaacaaggctgcaagcaaccactattagagttggaagttactggaagagaaaagatgaagattgtagagcaagataacgattgacagacgacttaatagattgcaaattatatgaatcaggaaagcaagatgaaggaagtgaattccaaagaactgatgttctaggaaaaaaattaaaagaataagaGATTTTGGAGCATtaaggaacagtcacagaaaaaggatgagacttaattgaatggcgagtaacaaataatgaattttagtagacgACACAAGAGACTCCCCAGATATGGcattcttatcatgacaagaacaaatggtagtatcatcagcgaacaatgacaccttagatgtgagaatatctggaagatcgttaatgtaaattaaaaagagtatagggtcaAGGATTGAAACTTGAGAAACCTCTGAAGTTAcagaatatgaagaagagtgctgtccatcaaggacagcttttatactatgattggaaaggattagataatcttaaagatgttaccagatacaccgtaaaaagaaagcttatggagaagactagcatgccaaactctgataagcacttgttaaatagttttgaaagtatagacaaaagctccggagaacacttctgcaagactatagcAGGTATAATGTctagaccacaagctgtagaagagtctaagcgggaaatcactttagatacagaagctggagagATACAAAcctcaagcaatggatcaacctgcttgtcagctatatcaggtaaaacgcaactagtggaatcaagagatgatattgatgaaaagttcttagcaaacaattcagctttgtctttagatgAGGTAGCAAAATCTGAACCACACAACAggggtggaataacagatttgcccttattattgatactgttaaagattcttcagaactcacaagagcctaatttttgagattaaTTACAAGAATTCATGACCTGAAAATAGCGgactttggcgttagacaaaacctttcataatggtttctagcagtaataaatagacgcctgttttctggagaattgttttgttgatagatatggaagtaacagtTACAATttgaaattgcagcagcacaatgtgaggaaaaccatggagaagagtgaagCTTGACCTTAAATCATCaggagggaataaaagattccatgctaGCCAAATAGCAGTCATCAAATAATTCTAGCTAATGGCCCTATATATACTCTTTCTTCTTTAACTTTTACCATAAAATGTATACTtgacatttgaaaaaaaaatttgattttattaaaaattcatagaCAGCCGAAACGAAAACCCTAGTCAATGTTCCAGCACTCCTCGCATGTTCTatctatttgtcagtcgatgtagcaacactcctaGCATATTCTACCtattgtcagtcaatgtagctgCACTCATTGcatattttatctatttgtcagtcaatgtagcaggaCTTCTTGCATGTTCTACTTATTTGTCAGTGGATGtatgtaaacagtaaaaaataaaaaataaataaaaacgtttaaaatgctttaattttttaattaaaaaaataaaaacatacaagtCTATTAGGTTGCGCTTTTgtggttttttgaaaaacaataaaattaaatttccttaattaaatttagtggtttttagaagaaatatatttaattttatcacttttaaacACAAAGAGTATTCAAGAGCCGTCGTTTAGCACAAACAGTAAATTTAGATGTCAAATtataagtgtgtgtgtgtgtgtatatatatatatatatatatatatatatatatatatatatatatatatatatatatatatatatatatatatatatatatatatatatatatatatatatatacacacacacacaaacacagagtttaaattataagtgtgtgtgtgtgtgtgtgtgtgtatatatatatatatatatatatatatatatatatatatatatatatatatatatatatatatatatatatatatatatatatatatatacacacacacacaaacacagagtttaaaaaaaataaagtttacttttGGATTTCTCCTTTGCTTGCATCAAGCATTATAATCACTAAATCGGATGTCCTTGCAACAGCAATAACTTGTTTGCCTCTCCCTTTACCTAAAACCAATAATAGTTacgtataaaaatatatatatatatatatatatatatatatatatatatatatatatatatatatatatatatatatatatatatatatatatatatatatgtttagtaTTACTGATAATTACTTAAAagcagagttgttaacaaggccaaggTCAAGGCCACAAGctacaaggccaaggccaagatCAAGCCCAAGGTCAagaacaaaagttacaaggcCAAGAACAAGGCCAAGGGTTTTAAGCACAAGGCCAAGATtaagagtttcaaggccaaggcctacGCAAACATTTTCGAGACAAAAGACTTCAATTTTTGCCTTACATTAaggccaattattaacaaaactgtaagtagcaagtgctgtgacaataaaaccacattttgtaaaaataggcCAAGGTTATGCACAGAATTCATCAAACAAATGCCAGCTTAGAGCTATATGTCTGTAAGTGGTAAACATAAATAGCAAATCTTTGACAACAGTCGAAGAAATAACTAATAGATCAAATGAGCAATTTGAAtctgtatttataaaaaatgacaatattcCTAACTTCAAAAGTTGtacaacaaaaatgatttgtttgatcagcaaaacaattttttataaattataaaccattataaaaacctttttttgtcaaagaattaaaaaagtatgagtggtttttaatattacataaaaaaaaaatatttgtaatgaaATTACTTCTACACATACAACAATATGATTCTGAATTTAAAATGGATAAATAACAATGGTTATGTTAGCAacaaacattttacaaattattttcaataatcacTTATATTTCTTActtttcatttgtaaaaagattttttgaaattagttaATTAGCAGTAAATTACATAATGTGTAAAGCAAACTGATAAAATCATTTAGATGTTTCTTCAGCATTAAATTTCAATGTGTATGGTTAAATGCATCTGAGTGGAAAATTGGAATGAACTGAGTGGAATGTGATAAATCACAGATACAGTACTTTAAACATAAGGTACTGTATCTGTGATTTATCACAGATACAGTACCTTATATCATTCCTCATGTTAAACAACTCTTAACTATTCTTGACTATTAATAActattcaaaacttaaaaattctttgCTATGTATTattcaatacattaaaaacttcataactttaaattctttttgttttttcaatattattttaaaaacaaaattttcatgttGCTTATAGACAAACCTTGAGAAGCTCCTTCTATTATGCCAGGCAAATCAAGCAGCTGAATATTGGCGCcattatactaaattataagCTTATAATTTACTTAAGGGTTAGAAAgtaactataaacaaaaataggTAAAAAGTAACGTTATACTAAACTTAGTACCAAAAAATTGcaccagaaaaaaatttaaaacattgaaaGGTTAACTTACAGGAATGATTCCTGGTATGCATGTAAGTGTTGTAAACTCATATGAAGCAGATTCACTCTTTGTATCAGTCATGACATTAAGAAGAGTTGActatataaaatacaagatgtTACAAACAATTCTCTgaatatatttatctttatatatatatctactatagtatatatatatatatatatatatatatatatatatatatatatatatatatatatatatatatatatatatatatatatatatatatatatatatatatatatatatatatatatgtatatattataaataaaactacatattttttacaactattggtTTTATGCTTAATGCAATCATCAgataaaaaatctgattttttctCGAGGAAAAATAATTCTGTACAAGAAAAAATGCACTAGAAAAATTAATCGTTTGGTTTGTAGTTGTCCAGCAAATTTGTTCTCATGGCGACACTTGGATAttagtttgctttttttgtttaataattctttgggatttttatacaataaaattattagctttttatataagcataataggtattttttagttatgttgTTGTAGGCGGGGCACTTTTTATGATAGACCATTTTAAATTAGGTGTTGTTTTTAACTTATCCTTTATTTCCcatagatattttaaaagcatgattgaatttttaagtttatagtttttaaatgattgctTGTGGTTCGCCCATTTAATTTTCCACACGCCCTCTGCTGAACCTATATATGATTGGTTGGGTGTGTTTTGGAATGATGCAATGcacttataaattacatttgtttttctgcAATCTCCGTTCATAGGGCAGGTTTCGtttagtttacaattgcaaGCTAAAACGGCAGTTTTatcgaaataattttattgctgtggttctttataatttttgcgATTTTGCTTGTGCAGCTGTAGCTGACTTTTATTGTGTTGCGAATAAATAGTTTATGAAGCAGATTTGGTTTTTGAAAGTGTTTGTTCATTAGTTGTAAGAAAGTTTTGCTTATATTTGTCAGGAGGCTTTTATTATATGATGGCAGGCCTTGTTACGAGATTTCGCTGCATAGCGAAAACGCGTAATGCATTTCTAAGTAACTCAACTCGCTAGAACTTATATTGCGTCACTAGCGTCTTTTCAAGTACCGCaatgtaattaaagttattttattaacgcgttaaaaatcatacaaacagtttgttttt
This window contains:
- the LOC100199176 gene encoding developmentally-regulated GTP-binding protein 2 isoform X2, which translates into the protein MGILEKISDIEKEIARTQKNKATEYHLGLLKAKLAKYRSELLEPPKSAGAKGEGFDVMKSGDARVALIGFPSVGKSTLLNVMTDTKSESASYEFTTLTCIPGIIPYNGANIQLLDLPGIIEGASQGKGRGKQVIAVARTSDLVIIMLDASKGEIQKTLLEKELETCGIRLNTKQPNIYFKIKKAGGIAFNATVTLTHMSEKMVQLILHEYKIFNAEVLFREDATADEFIDVIQANRVYLPCIYVYNKIDCVSLEEVDRLARVNHSVVISCNYKLNLDYLCEQIWEHLALRRIYTKRRGEPPDFSEAIIMRRGASVEHVCHRIHRTLVDQFKYALVWGSSTKYSPQRVGLSHILDDEDVIQVMKK